The genomic interval CTGCGCGTCGGCGGCGGCCGGCCCGACGGGGCGGACGACGTGGACCGCCTGCTGGAGGTCGCCGGCCTGAAGGATTTCGGCGGCCGTTACCCCTACGAGCTGTCGGGCGGCATGCAGCAGCGCGCCGGCATCTGCCGCGCCCTGGTGCGCAACCCGCGCATCCTGCTGATGGACGAGCCGTTCGGCGCGCTGGACGCCCTGACCCGCGAGCGGATGAACCTGGAGCTGCAGCGCATCTGGCAGAGCACCGGCAAGACGGTGATGCTGATCACCCATTCGATCTCCGAGGCGATCTTCCTCGCCGACCGGGTGATCGTGATGTCCGCGCGCCCCGGCCGCGTGCTGCGCGAGCTGACCGTGGACATCCCGCGCCCGCGCAGCAACGACACCATCATCAGCCACCCGGACTACCCGGCGCTCGCCAAGGAGATCCGCGCGCTTCTGACCGGACAGGGAGAGGAATGATGAGCAAGCCCGACATCACGCTGGCGGTCGCCGATCCCACCATCGAGTCCGCCTCCGCCTCCGAAACCCCGCCGCGCGCGCCGCGCCCGGTCAACGGCACGCTGATCGCCGGCCTGGGGCTGGTGGCGCTGTTCGCCGGCTGGGCGCTCGCCGTCCGCTTCCTCGACGTGCCGTCCTACATCCTGCCGTCGCCCGCCGCGGTGTGGAAGGCGCTGTGGTCGGGTCTGGCGGTGTCGCCCTCCGACCCGCTCGGCTACTATCTGCCGCTGTGGGGCACGCTGAAGAACGCCGCCATCGGTCTGGCGGCCGGCGGCGGGCTCGGGCTGCTGCTCGGCTCGCTGATGGCGGAGAGCCGCACCATCGAGAAGCTGCTGATGCCCTACGCCTTCGCCCTGCAGAGCCTGCCCAAGGTGGCCATCGCGCCGCTGGTGGTGATCTGGTTCGGCTTCGGCGACGGGTCGAAGATCGCCATCGCCGGGCTCCTGTCCTTCTTTCCGATCCTGATCAACAGCTTCACCGGTCTGCGTTCCGTCGATCCGGAGAAGATCGACCTGATGCGCTCGCTCTCCGCCTCGCGCTTCGAGACCTACCGCATCGTCAAGCTGCCGAACGCCGCCCCCTACATCTTCGCCGGCCTGGACATGGCGGTGGTCTACGCCCTGCTGGGCACCATCGTGGCGGAGTTCCTGGGCGCGCAGCAGGGCATGGGCGTCGTCATCACCCAGGCCCAGGCGGTGACCGACGTTGCCGGCGTCTTCGCCGCGCTGGTGATCCTGGGCGCCTTCGGCATCCTGCTGCACGGCATCGTGCGCGGGCTGGAGCAGCGCATCGTCCATTGGGGCAACCGCGGCCGCAAGTGACCGGCGGCCCGGACAAAGCGATTTCAAACAACACAAGCAAGGGGGAGGACACCATCATGACCACTTTCAGCGTCACCCGCCGCCAGTGCCTGCAGGCCGCCGGCGTCTTCGCCGCCGCCATGGCGCTCGGCCCGCGCTCGCTCTTCGCGCAGTCCGCCCCCCGCACCGTGCGGCTGGGCGTCGGGCTGAAGTCGCTGAACGCCAGCGTCATCAACCTGCTGATCGGCGAGGCGCTGGGTTACAACGCCGCCGAGGGCTTCACCGTCAAGGGCATGGCGGTGGGCGGCAACGCCAACGTCCAGGTCGCGGTGGACCGCGGCGACGTGGAGGTCGGCATCGCCGTGCCGTCCTACGCCTTGCCGATCCTCGCCAAGGGCGAATGGGGCGAGGCCATCAGCTTCTACCAGTACACCTACCCCTACAAATGGGACGTGGCGGTGAAGCCGGGCTCGGCGCTCAAGAGCTACGCCGACCTCAAGGGCAAGAACATCGGCGTGTCCGACTTCGGCGGCACCGAATATCCGGTGACCCGCAACGTCCTGAAGAATCTGGGGATCGATCCCGACCGCGACGTGAAGTGGACGGCGGTGGGCGGCGGCGTGCCGGCCGGCGTGGCGCTCCAGCGCGGGGCGGTCGACGCGCTCGCCTACTACGACACCGGCTTCGGCCTGATCGAGGGGGCGGGCATCCCCTTCGAGATCCTGACCCGTCCGCAGGGCCTGCCGATGATCGGCGGCCAGTTCCTGATGGCGCTGCGCGACAAGCTGAAGACCGACCGCGCGCTGATGGTCGGCTTCGGCCGGTCGGCGGCCAAGGCCTCGACCTTCCTGCTCGCCAACCCGACGGCGGGCGCCAAGGCCTTCCTCAAGCTCTACCCGGAGACCGCGCCGCGCGGCAGCAGCGAGGAGGAGGCGGTCAAGGCGGTGCTGGTCGCGGTCAGCCGCCGCATCAAGCTGTACCAGCCGCCCTATCCGGGCTTCAGGATGGGCCAGATCAACCCGGACGAGTTCACCACCGAGATGGCGCTGAACGGCATGGAGGCGAAGGACCTGTCGCGCTTCTACACCAACGACCTGATCGCGGACATCAACGCCTTCGACGCCGAGGCGGTGAAGGCCCAGGCGATGAGCTACAATGGCTGAGCGGCCGGAGGCGGAGCGGCCCGCTTCGCCGGGCCGGGCGCTGGTGACCGGGGTCAGCTCCGGCATCGGTGCGGCCATCGCGGCCCGGCTGCTGGACGACGGGTGGGAAGTGGTCGGGCTGAGCCGCACCGCCCCCGCCATCGCGCATCCGGCCCTGCGCTTCGTCGCCGTCGATCTGATGGACGCCGGGGCGCTCGCCGACGCCCTGGCCGGCCTGCCGCCAGTGCGGGCGGTGGTCCATGCCGCCGGCATCCTGCGCGTCGGCCGGCTGGGCGAGGCGGACAGCGCCGCGGCTGATGCGAAGGCGATGTGGCGCCTGCATGTCGAGGCGGCGACGCAGCTCGTCGAGCACGCCGTCCCCGCAATGGCGGAGGGCGGGCGGATCGTGCTGATCGGCAGCCGCACCTCGGACGGCTCGGCCGGGCGCGGCCAGTACGCGGCCAGCAAGGCGGCGCTGTCAGGGCTGGCCCGCTCCTGGGCGATCGAACTGGCGCCGCGCGGCGTCACCGTGAACGTCGTCGCCCCGGGCGCCACCGACACGCCGATGCTGGCCGACCCCAACCGCGCCGGCGTGCAGCCGAAGCGGCCCCCCATCGGCCGTTTCGTGAAGCCGGAGGAGGTGGCGGCGCTGACCGGCTTCCTCCTGTCGGACGCGGCGGCCAGCATCACCGGCCAGCGCATCGTGGTGTGCGGCGGCGCCTCGCTGGTGTGAGGCGCCCCTTCGCGTTTGTTCAGCGCGCGGGCACGAGGCGCGGCACCCAGCGGACGTAGGTGAGCATCGCCGCCAGCTCCACCAGCGTCTGCGTCACCACCACCGCTGGCACCAGAGCCCCGCCGTCCGGGACGGCGAAGGCCAGCGGCAGGACGACCAGGGAATTGCGCGTGCCGCCGCTGAAGACGACGGCCCGCGCCGCCCCGGTCTCCAGCCGGAACAGGCGCGCCACGGCCCGGCCGGCGTAGGGCATCGCCAGCGCGAAGGCGATGTAGAGCGGCACGGCGAGGGCCACGGTGCGCGCCTGGGCCGCCACGTCGGCGGCGACCGCGGCGACGACGAGGAACAGCACCACCGCCATGAGCGGCACCGGCAGCCAGGCCAGGGCGTCCGCGGCGGCCTTTCCGGCGCCGCGCCGCGCCGCCCAGGCCTGCGTCGCCCCGGCCAGCGCCAGCGGCACGGCGATCAGTCCGACGAAGGCGTCGATGAAGGGACCCGGCTGCATCAGCGCCGCCGCACCTTCCCCGGCGAACAGGCCGAGATAGACGGGCAGAAGCAGCATCTGGACGAGCAGCAGCACCGGCGTCGCCGCCAGCACCAGCCGCGCGTCGCCGCGCCCGAGATGGGTGAAGACGACGACATAATCGATGCAGGGCGCGAGCAGCACCAGCAGCACGCCGAGACGCACCGCCGGCTGGTCCGCGGGCAGCACGGAGACGAGCCCGAGGACGACGCAGGGCACCACCGCGAAATTGACCAGCAGCAGCGCCAGCAGGAAGCGGGTGTCGGTGACGCTGCGGCGCAGGTCGCCCAGCGGGACCTGAAGGAAGGTGACGTAGATCAGCGCGGCGAGGGAGGGGTTGATCCCGGCCCCCCAGGCGTCGCCCGGCGTGATGGCGGCGGCGAGCAGCCCGGCGGCGACCGCCGCGACATAGACGGCGACCTGATGGTTTTCCAGATCCGCGCGGGTGACGGCGGCCATGTCTCGGTTCCTGTCGATGGCGTCTGTGTTTGTCGGTGTCCGGGCCCGCCGGGTCACGGGCAGCAGCGGCCGTCCTCGTGATGGGGCGACAGCGCCTCGATGATGCGGCACTCGGCCATCCGGCCGCCGCGCCGGCACTGGTGGGCCAGCCGGTCCAGCTCCCCGCGCAGGCGCTCCAGATCGGCGATCTTCCGCTCCACCTCGCCCAGCTGTTCGAGGACCAGGGCGTCGACCTCGCCGCAGGGGCGGTCCGGCTGGTCGGCCAGATCGAGCATCGCCCGGACGGTCTCCAGCGGGAAGCCGAGGTCGCGCACCCGCCGGACGAAGGTCAGCCGCCGCACATGGTCGTGCCCGTAGCTGCGGTAGTTGCCCGCCGTGCGGGCGGGCGCCGGCAGGATGCCGATCTTCTCATAGAAGCGGATGGTCTCGACCTTGGTGCCGGTCAGCTTGCCGAGCGCGCCGATGGACAGCTCCTGCTTCGCCATCACAAACCCTCTTGACCCTGTAGTAACTCCAGGGTCCATGGTAGCGCACGACAGGCAGCCGCGCACCCTGTAATGGCGCGGTCCGCCACACCGCCGGTCGGAGTGGATCATGCAGGACAAGACATTGGAGGCCGCCGTTCCGGGCACCGGGCAGGCCTTGCGCTACAAGGTGGCGGGCATGGATTGCCCGAGCTGCGTCGGCAAGATCGAGACGGCGTTGCGCCGCCTGCCGGGAACCTCCGGCGTCGGGCTCAACCACCATTCGCAGATTCTGCGGCTGACGCTGGACGAGGCGGCGACGCCGCGCGCGGCGGTCGAGGCGACGATCCGCGGCCTCGGCTTCGGGGTGGAGCCCGCCGACACGCTCCATGTCACCGAGGGCAATGGAGTGGCGACGGACGCCGCCATCGCGACGGAGCCCCGCTGGTGGCAGACCGGCCGGGGCCGCATCACCATCCTGATCGCGCTGCTGGTCGGGGGCGGTTCTCTGCTGTCCTGGCTGGCGCCGGGCGTGGCGGATTACGCGCCGATGCCGGCCGCCCTGTTCGGTCTGGCCGTCTTTGGGCGCCGCGCCGTCCGGCTCGCCCGCTCCGGGTCGCCCTTCAGCATCGAGATGCTGATGTCGGTGGCGACGCTGGGCGCGCTGGTCATCGGGGAGGCCGAGGAGGCCGCGGTGGTCGTCCTGCTCTTCGCCATCGGCGAGCTGCTGGAGGGCGTGGCCGCCGGGACCGCCCGCTCGGGCATCCGGGCGCTGTCGGCGCTGGTCCCGCGGACGGCCCTGCTGATCGAAGGGGAGAGCGCCCGCGCGGTGCCGGTGGAACGGCTGGAGGTCGGGCAGCTCGTGCTCGTCCGGCCCGGCGACCGCGTGTCCGCCGACGGCGTGGTGGAGGAGGGCGAGTCCGACATCGACGAATCCCCGGTGACCGGCGAGTCCGTGCCGGTCGCCAAGAGCGTGGGCTCCCCGGTCTTCGCGGGCGGCATCAACGCCACCGGGGTGCTGCGCGTCCGCGTCACCCGCAAGGCGTCGGACAACACCATCGCCCGCATCGTCCAGCTCGTCGAGGAGGCGCAGGCCGCCAAGTCGCCGACCGCGCGCTGGATCGAGCGGTTCAGCGCCCGCTACACCCCCGCCGTCATCGCCGTGTCGGTCCTGACCGTCCTGGTGCCGCCGCTGGCCTTCGGTGGGGACTGGCACACCTGGGTCTACCGGGGTCTGGCGCTGCTGCTGATCGGCTGCCCCTGCGCGCTGGTCCTCTCCACCCCGGCGGCCATCGCCTCCGGGATCGCGGCGGGCGCCCGACGCGGCCTGCTCATCAAGGGCGGTGCCGCGCTGGAGGCGATCGGCAAGGTGCGGACCATCGCCTTCGACAAGACCGGCACGCTGACCCTCGGGCAGCCGCGCGTCACCGACATCGTCGCGCTCGACGGAAGCGAGCGCACGCTGCTCGGCCTCGCCGCGACCGTCGAGAACGGCTCGGCCCACCCGCTGGCCCGCGCCATCCTGGAGCGCGCGGCGGCCGACGGCGTGCCGCTGCGCCCGGCCCGCGACCGCAAGGCCGTTCCGGGGCGGGCGGTGCAGGCGGTGGTCGGCGGGCGCCTGATCGAGGTCGGCTCCCCCCGCCACGCCGTCGTGCGGGCCGGCGCCGGGTCCGTGCCCGCCGACACCGTCGCCGCCTTCGAGGAGGAGGGCAAGACGGTCGCCGTGGTCCTGGCGGACGGCCGGCCCGTCGGGCTCCTGGCGCTGCGCGACGAGCCGCGGCCCGACGCCGCGCGGGGGATCGCCGCGTTGCGCGGGCTCGGCGTGCGCAGCGTCATGCTGACCGGCGACAACCGCCGCACCGGACAGGCGGTCGCCCGGACGCTCGGGCTGGAGGTCGAGGCCGAACTGCTGCCGGAGGACAAGCTGCGCGCCATCGCCGGCCTGAGAGGGCAGGGGACGGTGGCGATGATCGGCGACGGCATCAACGACGGTCCGGCCCTGGCCGCCGCCGACGTCGGCATCGCCATGGGCGGCGGCACCGATGTCGCGCTGGAGACCGCCGACGCCGCCCTGCTGGGCAACCGCGTCGAGGGGGTGGCCGACCTCGTCACCCTGTCGCGGGCGACGCTCGCCAACATCCACCAGAACGTCGCCTTCGCGCTCGGCCTGAAGGCTATCTTCCTGGTGACGACCCTGTTCGGTATCACCGACCTGTGGCTGGCCATCCTAGCGGACACCGGGGCCACCATCCTCGTCACGCTCAACGCGCTGCGCCTGCTCCGCCGCACCGGTGCGAGCCCGGCGCCGGCGCTCTGAAGGAGAACGACATGCGTTTGCCATGGGCGGCCCCATCCGCTGGTTTGAGATCCGCCGGTTTGAAATTGGCGGGCGCCATCGGCGCCGCGGTCCTGGTCCTCGACCAACTCACCAAATGGGTCGCACTGGAACAGCTTTTGGACCCGCCGCGGCTGATCGAGGTCACGCCCTTCCTGAATGTCGTGCTCGGCTTCAACACCGGCGTCAGCTTCGGTCTGCTGGAGAACGACAGCGTCTACGGCCCCTGGCTGCTGTCCGGAGCGGCGCTGCTCGTCGTCGCGGTCCTCGTGGTCTGGGCGGCCCGCTCGGACAGCCGCGCCGAGGCGGCGAGCTTCGGCGCGATCGCGGGCGGCGCGGTGGGCAACATCGTCGACCGCCTCCGCCAGGGTGCCGTCACCGACTTCATCGACCTCCACGCCTTCGGCTGGCACTGGCCGACCTTCAACGTCGCCGACATCGGCATCACCGGCGGTGTCGGGCTGCTGCTGCTCTCGGGGCTGTGGCCGCGCAAGGCGTCCGGCGAGGACGCCATGGCCGGAGGGGAGGACACGCCACGCTGATTACGGTTCGTTCGCCGCCACGGCGCGCCTCAGAACCTCGAAGACGCGCGGGTCGCCCATCTGGGCGACGTTGAAGCGCAGGAAGCCGGCGGCGGACTGGCCGACGCTGAAGACGTTGCCGGGGGCGAGGACCACCTGTTCGTCCAGCGCCGCCCGCGCGACGGCCGCCGCATCCCGGCCGTCCGGCAGGCCGCACCAGAGGTAGAAGCCGCCGCGCGGCATCAGCCAGGGCTGCAGGCCGATGGCCGCCAGCCGGTCCGCCATCTCGCGCCGCAGCCGGGTCAGACGGCGGCGGAGGCCGTCGAGATGCTTGCGGTGGCCGCCGTCGCCGAGGGTCGCGAGGACGAGTTCGGCGGCGACCGGGCTGGGACCGCCGAAATTCGTCGCGACCTGCAGATCGACCAGAGCCTCCACCCAATCCGGCCGTGCCGCGAGGAAGCCGCAGCGGACCGAGGCGGAGAGCGTCTTGGAGAAGCTGCCGATCCGGATGACCTGGGCCAGCCCGTCGAGGACGGCGAGGCGCGGCGAGGGGTCCGGCTCGAAACCGGCGAAGATGTCGTCCTCGACGATGGTGACGTCGTGGGCGGCGGCGGCCTTGAGCAGCCGGTGCGCCGTCTGCGGCGACATCGTGGCGCCGGTCGGGTTGTGGAGCGCCGCGTTGGTGATGTAGAGGCGGGGCTGATGCTCGGCCAGCGCCGCGGCGAAGAGCGCGGTGTCCGGACCGCTCCGCGTGTAGGGAACGCCGATGATGCGGACCTGATGGGCGCGCAGCAGGGCCTGGAAGTTGAAGTAGCAGGGGTCGTCGACCAGCACGGCGTCGCCGGGGCGCAGCAGGAAACGGCAGATCAGGTCGATCGCCTGGGTTCCCGACCCGGTCAGCAGAATCTGGTCGGCCGCCACGGCAAGTCCCTCCTCCGCGAACTGCCGGGCCAGCAACCGGCGCAGGGCGAGCGAGCCGCGCGTGCTGCCGTAATCGGCCAGAACGGCGTCGTCGGCGTGGGCGAGGCGGCGCAGGGCGCGGCGCAAAGCGGCGTTGGGCATCCAGTCCGCCGGCAGCCACCCGCAGCCGGGCTTCAGCATCTCCGCACCGGCGTCGAGCGACTGGCGGGACACCCAGAAGGGATCGATGGCCCGGTCGCGGCGCGGTTCGGCCTCGGCCAGGGCGAGCGGCGGCAGGGCGCCGGACACGTAGAAGCCGGAGCCGGGCCGCGAGCGGATCACGCCGTCCGCGGCGAGACGGTCGTAGGCCTCCACCACGGTGGACGGCGACACGCCCATGGTCGCGGCGAAGCGGCGGATGGAGGGCAGCCGGTCCCCCGGCGACAGCCGGCGGTCCGCCATCCTCTGGCGGATCGCCTCCATCACCTCGACCGTCCGCGTGCCCGTTCGGTTCGTCATCACGCCACCTTCGGCAAGTGTACCGCACCCGGTACCAATACAGTTCGGTGCGATTGTATGGGTCCGTGACTGTCTCCGCCAGCGCCCGCCGCGCTAGGCTCGTCCCCCGACGGGCATGGGATCGAACAGGAGCAGGGGATGCGGTGGGCGACGGCGGGTTGGGGCAGCGGGTTGCTGGGCGTGCTCATCTTCAGCGGGTCGTTGCCGGCGACGCGCGTCGCGGTCGGCAGCTTCACGCCCCTGTTCCTGACCTCGGCGCGGGCGCTGATCGCCGCCGTGCTGGCGGCCGCCCTGCTGGCCGTGCTGCGGCAGGCCCGCCCGCGGCGGGGCGACCTCGCGCCGCTCGCGGTGGTGGCGCTCGGCGTGGTCGTCGGCTTCCCGCTGCTCACCGCGCTGGCGCTCCGGCACATCACCTCCGCGCACTCCATCGTCTTCATCGGTCTTCTGCCGCTGTCCACCGCCCTGTTCGGCGTTCTGCGC from Azospirillum sp. TSH58 carries:
- a CDS encoding ABC transporter ATP-binding protein, whose protein sequence is MPMRATQMAPIAGLRPVAPTLIQIRNLKKTYAAGRVQALSNINLDIADGEFVCVVGPSGCGKSTLLRILAGLDDYDSGQVTLGTKTVSGPSRDVGVVFQQANLLPWLTVRENVALPLRVGGGRPDGADDVDRLLEVAGLKDFGGRYPYELSGGMQQRAGICRALVRNPRILLMDEPFGALDALTRERMNLELQRIWQSTGKTVMLITHSISEAIFLADRVIVMSARPGRVLRELTVDIPRPRSNDTIISHPDYPALAKEIRALLTGQGEE
- a CDS encoding ABC transporter permease; this translates as MMSKPDITLAVADPTIESASASETPPRAPRPVNGTLIAGLGLVALFAGWALAVRFLDVPSYILPSPAAVWKALWSGLAVSPSDPLGYYLPLWGTLKNAAIGLAAGGGLGLLLGSLMAESRTIEKLLMPYAFALQSLPKVAIAPLVVIWFGFGDGSKIAIAGLLSFFPILINSFTGLRSVDPEKIDLMRSLSASRFETYRIVKLPNAAPYIFAGLDMAVVYALLGTIVAEFLGAQQGMGVVITQAQAVTDVAGVFAALVILGAFGILLHGIVRGLEQRIVHWGNRGRK
- a CDS encoding ABC transporter substrate-binding protein, with amino-acid sequence MTTFSVTRRQCLQAAGVFAAAMALGPRSLFAQSAPRTVRLGVGLKSLNASVINLLIGEALGYNAAEGFTVKGMAVGGNANVQVAVDRGDVEVGIAVPSYALPILAKGEWGEAISFYQYTYPYKWDVAVKPGSALKSYADLKGKNIGVSDFGGTEYPVTRNVLKNLGIDPDRDVKWTAVGGGVPAGVALQRGAVDALAYYDTGFGLIEGAGIPFEILTRPQGLPMIGGQFLMALRDKLKTDRALMVGFGRSAAKASTFLLANPTAGAKAFLKLYPETAPRGSSEEEAVKAVLVAVSRRIKLYQPPYPGFRMGQINPDEFTTEMALNGMEAKDLSRFYTNDLIADINAFDAEAVKAQAMSYNG
- a CDS encoding SDR family NAD(P)-dependent oxidoreductase — encoded protein: MAERPEAERPASPGRALVTGVSSGIGAAIAARLLDDGWEVVGLSRTAPAIAHPALRFVAVDLMDAGALADALAGLPPVRAVVHAAGILRVGRLGEADSAAADAKAMWRLHVEAATQLVEHAVPAMAEGGRIVLIGSRTSDGSAGRGQYAASKAALSGLARSWAIELAPRGVTVNVVAPGATDTPMLADPNRAGVQPKRPPIGRFVKPEEVAALTGFLLSDAAASITGQRIVVCGGASLV
- a CDS encoding bile acid:sodium symporter produces the protein MAAVTRADLENHQVAVYVAAVAAGLLAAAITPGDAWGAGINPSLAALIYVTFLQVPLGDLRRSVTDTRFLLALLLVNFAVVPCVVLGLVSVLPADQPAVRLGVLLVLLAPCIDYVVVFTHLGRGDARLVLAATPVLLLVQMLLLPVYLGLFAGEGAAALMQPGPFIDAFVGLIAVPLALAGATQAWAARRGAGKAAADALAWLPVPLMAVVLFLVVAAVAADVAAQARTVALAVPLYIAFALAMPYAGRAVARLFRLETGAARAVVFSGGTRNSLVVLPLAFAVPDGGALVPAVVVTQTLVELAAMLTYVRWVPRLVPAR
- a CDS encoding helix-turn-helix domain-containing protein, whose amino-acid sequence is MAKQELSIGALGKLTGTKVETIRFYEKIGILPAPARTAGNYRSYGHDHVRRLTFVRRVRDLGFPLETVRAMLDLADQPDRPCGEVDALVLEQLGEVERKIADLERLRGELDRLAHQCRRGGRMAECRIIEALSPHHEDGRCCP
- a CDS encoding heavy metal translocating P-type ATPase codes for the protein MQDKTLEAAVPGTGQALRYKVAGMDCPSCVGKIETALRRLPGTSGVGLNHHSQILRLTLDEAATPRAAVEATIRGLGFGVEPADTLHVTEGNGVATDAAIATEPRWWQTGRGRITILIALLVGGGSLLSWLAPGVADYAPMPAALFGLAVFGRRAVRLARSGSPFSIEMLMSVATLGALVIGEAEEAAVVVLLFAIGELLEGVAAGTARSGIRALSALVPRTALLIEGESARAVPVERLEVGQLVLVRPGDRVSADGVVEEGESDIDESPVTGESVPVAKSVGSPVFAGGINATGVLRVRVTRKASDNTIARIVQLVEEAQAAKSPTARWIERFSARYTPAVIAVSVLTVLVPPLAFGGDWHTWVYRGLALLLIGCPCALVLSTPAAIASGIAAGARRGLLIKGGAALEAIGKVRTIAFDKTGTLTLGQPRVTDIVALDGSERTLLGLAATVENGSAHPLARAILERAAADGVPLRPARDRKAVPGRAVQAVVGGRLIEVGSPRHAVVRAGAGSVPADTVAAFEEEGKTVAVVLADGRPVGLLALRDEPRPDAARGIAALRGLGVRSVMLTGDNRRTGQAVARTLGLEVEAELLPEDKLRAIAGLRGQGTVAMIGDGINDGPALAAADVGIAMGGGTDVALETADAALLGNRVEGVADLVTLSRATLANIHQNVAFALGLKAIFLVTTLFGITDLWLAILADTGATILVTLNALRLLRRTGASPAPAL
- the lspA gene encoding signal peptidase II; translated protein: MKLAGAIGAAVLVLDQLTKWVALEQLLDPPRLIEVTPFLNVVLGFNTGVSFGLLENDSVYGPWLLSGAALLVVAVLVVWAARSDSRAEAASFGAIAGGAVGNIVDRLRQGAVTDFIDLHAFGWHWPTFNVADIGITGGVGLLLLSGLWPRKASGEDAMAGGEDTPR
- a CDS encoding PLP-dependent aminotransferase family protein, with amino-acid sequence MTNRTGTRTVEVMEAIRQRMADRRLSPGDRLPSIRRFAATMGVSPSTVVEAYDRLAADGVIRSRPGSGFYVSGALPPLALAEAEPRRDRAIDPFWVSRQSLDAGAEMLKPGCGWLPADWMPNAALRRALRRLAHADDAVLADYGSTRGSLALRRLLARQFAEEGLAVAADQILLTGSGTQAIDLICRFLLRPGDAVLVDDPCYFNFQALLRAHQVRIIGVPYTRSGPDTALFAAALAEHQPRLYITNAALHNPTGATMSPQTAHRLLKAAAAHDVTIVEDDIFAGFEPDPSPRLAVLDGLAQVIRIGSFSKTLSASVRCGFLAARPDWVEALVDLQVATNFGGPSPVAAELVLATLGDGGHRKHLDGLRRRLTRLRREMADRLAAIGLQPWLMPRGGFYLWCGLPDGRDAAAVARAALDEQVVLAPGNVFSVGQSAAGFLRFNVAQMGDPRVFEVLRRAVAANEP